In a single window of the Papaver somniferum cultivar HN1 chromosome 8, ASM357369v1, whole genome shotgun sequence genome:
- the LOC113306634 gene encoding uncharacterized protein LOC113306634 isoform X1 → MVDETQFVKFTSFQQNHQRNVFLNGGGRRFYYVDRNQVQHFKPRGPKKWFENPRNVLVVVLISGGLIITVYDGNCETIPYTKRTHFVLLSKELERKMGEESLNQIKNAYKGKILPAIHPESVKVRLIAKDIIGALERGIKHEQVWSDPEYSNQNIETDDENSREAVIALIGGGEGKIDGNWRKEEEVLDDKWVQESRKKGREKGAKVATHHLEGMNWEVLVIDEPIVNAFCIPGGKIVVFTGLLDHFRTDAEIATIISHEVGHVVARHGAEQMSNNMWFTILQIVLMQFVGMPDLVNMTSQFFLKLPFSRRNEMEADYIGVLLLASAGYDPRVAPQVYEKLGEVTGDTALNDYLATHPSGKKRALVLSQAKVMEEAFSIYRESSSGRGVEGFL, encoded by the exons atggTGGACGAAACTCAATTCGTGAAG TTTACTTCTTTTCAACAAAATCACCAAAGAAATGTATTTTTGAATGGTGGGGGGCGTAGGTTTTACTATGTGGATCGGAATCAAGTTCAACATTTCAAACCAAGAGGACCAAAAAAATGGTTTGAAAACCCTAGGAATGTATTGGTTGTAGTTTTAATCAGTGGAGGATTGATTATTACTGTATATGATGGAAATTGCGAAACAATTCCTTATACGAAAAGAACTCATTTTGTTCTTTTATCAAAAGAATTAGAGAGAAAAATGGGAGAAGAAAGTTTGAATCAGATAAAGAATGCATATAAAGGGAAGATACTACCAGCAATACATCCTGAAAgtgttaaagttagattgatagCGAAAGATATTATTGGAGCTTTAGAAAGAGGGATTAAACATGAACAAGTATGGAGTGATCCTGAGTATAGCAATCAAAATATCGAGACTGATGATGAGAATTCTAGAGAAGCTGTTATTGCTTTGATTGGCGGTGGTGAAGGTAAAATAGATGGGAATTGGAGGAAAGAAGAGGAAGTTCTTGATGATAAATGGGTTCAAGAAAGTAGAAAGAAAGGTCGAGAGAAAGGTGCTAAAGTTGCTACTCATCATTTGGAAGGAATGAATTGGGAAGTTTTGGTTATCGATGAACCAATTGTTAATGCATTTTGTATTCCTGGTGGGAAGATTGTTGTTTTCACTGGTTTGCTTGATCATTTTAGAACAGACGCTGAGATAGCTACAATTATTTCACATGAG GTTGGGCATGTTGTCGCAAGACATGGAGCTGAACAAATGTCAAACAATATGTGGTTTACAATTCTGCAAATAGTTCTTATGCAGTTTGTTGGTATGCCTGATCTTGTAAACATGACATCACAATTTTTCCTCAAGCTTCCTTTCTCTCGGAG GAATGAAATGGAGGCAGATTATATAGGGGTACTCTTGCTTGCCTCAGCTGGATATGATCCTCGGGTGGCGCCCCAAGTGTATGAGAAGCTTGGGGAGGTCACTGGAGACACGGCGTTGAATGATTATCTTGCTACACATCCATCTGGAAAAAAGAGAGCCCTGGTGCTATCCCAAGCCAAAGTTATGGAAGAAGCCTTCAGCATATACAGAGAATCAAGTTCAGGCAGGGGTGTCGAAGGCTTCCTGTAA
- the LOC113304904 gene encoding uncharacterized protein LOC113304904, with protein MGSFRKAKSAIDSLLHLSSKISNGSRNPIRQGNHHFTQFDTSRVSGCSFSSLVRSKFTPFQQNHQFFNGGGRRFYYADRYQVQHFKPRGPKRWFENPRNVLIVVLVSGGVFVTVYAGNLETIPYTKRSHFVLLSKELEKRMGEQSLNQIKNAFRGKILPAMHPESVRVRLIAKDVIEALERGIRHEQEWSDPAYSNRHVESDDEDARRIVIALIGGGEGKIEGNWRKEEEVLDDNWVQESRKKGREKGAKVATQHLEGLKWEVLVVHEPIVNAFCIPGGKIVVFTGLLDHFRTDAEIATVISHEVGHVVARHGAEQISNNMWLTIFQIILLQFIGMPDLVNLTSQLFLRLPFSRRMEMEADYIGLLLLASAGYDPRIAPRVYEKLGEVTGDSSLKDYLATHPSGKKRAQLLSQAKVMEEALRIYRESRLGRGVEGFL; from the exons ATGGGTAGTTTCCGAAAGGCAAAATCAGCAATTGATTCACTCCTTCATCTTAGTTCAAAGATTTCTAATGGAAGTAGAAATCCAATTCGTCAAGGTAATCATCATTTCACGCAATTTGATACCTCTAGGGTTTCTGGGTGTTCGTTTTCTTCATTGGTTCGATCAAAGTTTACTCCTTTTCAACAAAATCACCAATTTTTTAATGGCGGGGGGCGTAGATTTTACTATGCAGATAGATATCAAGTCCAACATTTTAAACCGAGAGGACCAAAAAGATGGTTTGAAAATCCTAGAAATGTATTGATTGTAGTTTTGGTTAGTGGGGGAGTTTTTGTTACTGTATATGCTGGGAATTTAGAGACAATTCCTTACACAAAAAGAAGTCATTTTGTGCTTTTATCAAAAGAATTAGAGAAACGAATGGGAGAACAAAGTTTGAATCAGATAAAGAATGCATTCAGAGGGAAGATACTACCAGCAATGCATCCTGAAAGTGTTAGAGTTAGATTGATAGCGAAAGATGTCATTGAAGCTTTAGAAAGAGGGATTAGACATGAACAAGAATGGAGTGATCCTGCATATAGCAATCGACATGTTGAGAGTGATGATGAGGATGCTAGACGAATTGTTATTGCTTTGATTGGTGGCGGTGAGGGGAAAATTGAAGGGAATTGGAGGAAAGAAGAGGAAGTTCTTGATGATAATTGGGTTCAAGAGAGTAGAAAGAAAGGTCGAGAGAAAGGTGCTAAAGTTGCTACTCAACATTTGGAAGGATTGAAATGGGAGGTTTTGGTTGTTCATGAACCAATCGTTAATGCTTTTTGTATTCCCGGTGGGAAGATTGTTGTTTTCACTGGTTTGCTTGATCACTTCAGAACAGACGCTGAAATAGCTACAGTTATTTCACATGAG GTTGGGCATGTTGTGGCAAGACATGGAGCAGAGCAAATTTCAAACAATATGTGGCTTACAATTTTTCAAATAATTCTTCTGCAGTTCATTGGTATGCCGGATCTTGTAAATCTGACATCACAACTTTTCCTTAGGCTTCCTTTTTCTCGAAG gatGGAGATGGAGGCAGATTATATTGGTTTGCTCTTGCTTGCCTCAGCTGGGTATGATCCACGGATAGCGCCTCGAGTGTATGAGAAGCTTGGGGAGGTCACTGGAGACTCTTCATTGAAAGATTATCTCGCAACCCATCCATCTGGAAAGAAGAGAGCGCAATTGCTATCCCAAGCCAAAGTTATGGAAGAAGCCCTTCGCATATATAGGGAATCAAGATTAGGCAGAGGTGTTGAAGGCTTCCTGTAA
- the LOC113306634 gene encoding uncharacterized protein LOC113306634 isoform X2, with amino-acid sequence MGSLRKAKLAIHSFRSLGSKIFNGGRNSIREGNHQFNEFISSNNSSSLNTNIFRGSGSSLIRSKFTSFQQNHQRNVFLNGGGRRFYYVDRNQVQHFKPRGPKKWFENPRNVLVVVLISGGLIITVYDGNCETIPYTKRTHFVLLSKELERKMGEESLNQIKNAYKGKILPAIHPESVKVRLIAKDIIGALERGIKHEQVWSDPEYSNQNIETDDENSREAVIALIGGGEGKIDGNWRKEEEVLDDKWVQESRKKGREKGAKVATHHLEGMNWEVLVIDEPIVNAFCIPGGKIVVFTGLLDHFRTDAEIATIISHEVGHVVARHGAEQMSNNMWFTILQIVLMQFVGMPDLVNMTSQFFLKLPFSRRLYRGTLACLSWI; translated from the exons ATGGGAAGTTTGAGGAAAGCGAAACTAGCAATCCATTCATTTCGAAGTCTTggttcaaagatattcaatggTGGACGAAACTCAATTCGTGAAGGTAATCATCAATTCAATGAATTTATTTCTAGTAATAATTCATCATCCCTGAATACTAATATCTTTAGAGGGTCTGGGTCTTCATTGATTCGTTCAAAGTTTACTTCTTTTCAACAAAATCACCAAAGAAATGTATTTTTGAATGGTGGGGGGCGTAGGTTTTACTATGTGGATCGGAATCAAGTTCAACATTTCAAACCAAGAGGACCAAAAAAATGGTTTGAAAACCCTAGGAATGTATTGGTTGTAGTTTTAATCAGTGGAGGATTGATTATTACTGTATATGATGGAAATTGCGAAACAATTCCTTATACGAAAAGAACTCATTTTGTTCTTTTATCAAAAGAATTAGAGAGAAAAATGGGAGAAGAAAGTTTGAATCAGATAAAGAATGCATATAAAGGGAAGATACTACCAGCAATACATCCTGAAAgtgttaaagttagattgatagCGAAAGATATTATTGGAGCTTTAGAAAGAGGGATTAAACATGAACAAGTATGGAGTGATCCTGAGTATAGCAATCAAAATATCGAGACTGATGATGAGAATTCTAGAGAAGCTGTTATTGCTTTGATTGGCGGTGGTGAAGGTAAAATAGATGGGAATTGGAGGAAAGAAGAGGAAGTTCTTGATGATAAATGGGTTCAAGAAAGTAGAAAGAAAGGTCGAGAGAAAGGTGCTAAAGTTGCTACTCATCATTTGGAAGGAATGAATTGGGAAGTTTTGGTTATCGATGAACCAATTGTTAATGCATTTTGTATTCCTGGTGGGAAGATTGTTGTTTTCACTGGTTTGCTTGATCATTTTAGAACAGACGCTGAGATAGCTACAATTATTTCACATGAG GTTGGGCATGTTGTCGCAAGACATGGAGCTGAACAAATGTCAAACAATATGTGGTTTACAATTCTGCAAATAGTTCTTATGCAGTTTGTTGGTATGCCTGATCTTGTAAACATGACATCACAATTTTTCCTCAAGCTTCCTTTCTCTCGGAG ATTATATAGGGGTACTCTTGCTTGCCTCAGCTGGATATGA